GCGAGGCCGCGCAGGCGGTGGCGGGTGAACGGCGACAGCAGCAGGGCCCGCAGCTGCCGGTCGTGGCCGCCGATCCAGCGGCCGTCGGTCTCGCCGCCGACGATGACCAGCGTCCCGCGCGGGGTCAGCGCCCGGCGCAGCCGGTGGAGGGGACGGTTGCCGGCGATGTCGAGGACGAGGTCGTAGCGGTGGACCCCGTCGGTGGGGTCCTCGCGGGTGTGGTCCACGGTCTGGTCCGCGCCGAGGGAGCGGACCAGGTCCGCCTTGGGAGCGCTGCACACCGCGGTGATGTGTGCGGCCCCGAGCGCCTTGGCCAGTTGGACGGCGTAGGTCCCGACCCCGCCCGAGGCGCCGATCACCAGGACCCGCAGGCCGGGCTTCAGCCGGCCGGTGCGCAGGGCCTGGAGGGCCGTGGTCGCCGAGACGGTGACGACGGCCGCCTCTTCGGGCGTGAGCCGGGCCGGCCGCGGCGCCAACTCGTCCTCCTTGGCGCAGGCGTACTCCGCGAAGGAGCCGGTGCAGGTGCCGTACACCTCGTCGCCCGGGCGCAAGCGGCTGACGCCGGGTCCGACCGCCTCGACGCGGCCTGCGACGTCCAGACCGCGGATCCGCTGTCGGGGCGCCCGCAGGCCGAAGCCCGCTGCGCGCAGGGCGTAGGGCATGCCCGTCATGAGGTGCCAGACCCCTTGGTCGAGGCCGGCCGCCTGCACCCGCAGGAGGACCTCGCCCGGCCCGGGGACGGGCTGTTCGGTCTCTTCGAGGCGCAGGACGTCGGGCGGTCCGTACGCGTCCTGGACGATGGCTCTCATCGGCCGTCTCCCTCGTTGTCCGTGCTGCCGCTGGTGGGGGCCGAGTACTGGAAGACGCTGTCGAGTGGGACCCCGAACACCCGGGCGATCTGGAAGGCCATCTCGAGCGAGGGCGAGTAGCGGCCCTGCTCGATGGCGATGACCGTCTGGCGGCTCACGCCGATGCGGCGGGCGAGCTCGGCCTGGGTCATCTCGCCGTGGGCGAAACGCTGGGCCCGGATGGTGTTGGTGACCCGCGTCGCCTTCACCACGGGTGGAATCCGAACCGGTACGAAATGACCTTGACCACCGAGCTGAGCAGCGACGACAGGACGAAGGCCAGATAGATGGCGTTGGCGATCCAGAACGGAGCGGCCTCGGCCATCGCCAGGAGCAGGCCGGCCACCCCGCCGATCACGACGAAGGACTGCCCGACGTACTCGCCGAAGCGGTGGATCTCGCGGTCGCGCTGGTCCTTGACGTTCGCCTCCTTCGGCGAGGAGGCGGCGATCGCGGTGTGGGCCGCGATGGACGCGACGATCGACAGGCCGACCGTCCACAGCAGGGCTCCCGCGTACGGCGCGCGGGTCAACGGCACTCCTGCGGGGCGCCCCAGCACGACCCACAAGTACACCGCGTAGGACCCGACCGCGACCACCAACATGCTCCAGGCACGTTTCTCCTCGACTGCCACTACCACTCCCCATGTCAAGAAAACCAGACATGGGGAGTGTCAAGCAGCCGCGACACCATGTCAAGCGTTCTTGACCACCACCTCACTGGCGCTGCCACGTCCAGAGCCCCTGACGCATCCGCATTTCCGGTGGTCACAGCGGCGCCACGGCTTCGGAATGCCGACGCACTGCCCCCATGCCACGCTGAGACGGGGGATCGCGCCGGCTCCGGCATGCACGGCTGACCGGGCGCCGCTGCCAAGCAAGGAGGCCGACATGGCCAGTGACTCCACCCGGCCCACAGCGGCCGACGCCAACCCGAGCCCGTGGCACGGGCCCACGTCCGGAAGCACCGTCCTCGCCGGAGCGCTGATGATCTTCGGCGGGGCGATGGCGATCTTCGAGGGGATCTCGGCCGTCGTCAAGGACCCCTTGTTCATCGCCACGCGCCACTACGTGTTCGAGTTCAGCCTGGCGGGCTGGGGCTGGGTCCACCTCATCGTGGGCATCGTTCTCGTCTTCGCAGGCTGCGCCGTGCTCAGCGGAGCCCTGTGGGCGCGCTACTTCGGCGTATTCGTCGCGGGCCTGGGCGCGGTCGCCAACTTCCTGTGGATCCCGTACTACCCCCTGTGGGCCACGATTCTGGTCGCCGTCAACCTCTTCATCATCTGGGCACTGTGCCACGGCATGCACCGAGAGGCCGCCGGCTGACGGTCGCCCGTCGCCGGTCCTCTCGGCAACCCCAGCGCGAACAGGAGGAGTTCGACATGCCCGGAGCGGACACCGAGGTGGACGCCGAGGTGGCCGTCCTGATCGTCGGGGGCGGGCCCGTCGGGCTCACCGCGCGAGCGCTGCTGGAACGCTGGGGCGTACGGGCCCTGCTGGTCGAGAAACACGTCGAACTGTCACCCTTCCCCCGGTCCCGGCTGGTCAACGTGCGTTCGATGGAGATCTACCGGCGGCTCGGGCTCGCTGCCGAGATCACGGCCAACGCGTTCGCACCCGAGTACGGGCGCGTCCGCTTCCGCGACACCCTGCGCGGTGAAGACTTCGCCACGGCGGCGATGGTCGGTGTCCACGCGCCGGTGCCGGAAAGTCCCGCCATCGGCGTGGTCACCTCGCAGGACCGGCTGGAACCCACCCTGCTGGCCGCAGCAGACTCCCCCGTGCGGTTCGGGGTCGAGCTGATCGACCTGGTCGAGGAGGCCGGGAGCGTGGTGGCCGTACTCGTCGACCACCGACAGGGCCGCGGTCGGGAGACTCGCGTCCGGGCCCGTTACGTGGTCGCCGCCGACGGCGCGAACTCCTGCGTCCGCCGGCGCCTGGCCATCGACACCGCCGGCCCAGGGGCGTTGGGGAGCTTCACCACCGTGGTGTTCGACGCCGACCTCGACCGCTGGCGCGCTCGCCAGCCCGCCGGGGTCTACTTCACCGCGCACGGATCGTTCGGACCGCTCTACCCCGAAGGAGGCTGGTCCTGGTTCGGTCCGACACCCGAGGACGCTGCGCACGTCGACTGGCCCGACCTGGTCTCACGCGCCCTCGGCCCCGGCTCCGGCGTACGGGCCGATGTGTTGCGGGTCCAGCAGTGGACGATGAACGCCTTCGTCGCAGAACGCTTCCGCCACGGCCGGATCCTGCTTGCGGGCGACGCCGCGCACGCGGTCCCCCCGATCGGCGGCCTGGGCATGAACACCGGCGTCGCCGATGTGCACAACCTGTGCTGGAAACTGGCGGGCGTCCTCCACGGGTGGGCCGGGCCGGGCCTGTTGGAAACGTACGAGACGGAGCGACACCCCGTCGCCCACGGGACGCTGCGCCAGTCAGTGGCCAACACCCGGCTCATGGTCCAGGTACTGAACCGGCGCCGCGACCAGCTCGAAGCGGGCGAGCGGGCTTCGGCCCGGGTCGGACTTCCCTGGTCGGAAAGGTATTTCGCCCAACTCGGTCTCGTGCTCGGCATCGGCTACCGCTCTGCAGCCGTCCTCGGCGATGACGACGGCACCCCGCCCGAACCGTCCGACAGCGGCACGGACTACGTCCCCACCACGAGGCCGGGCCACCGGATGCCGCACCTCTGGCTGACGCACGGCCGCTCCACGCTCGACGCATTCGGCGAATGGTTCACGCTGCTCACCCCGGACCCCGCCCGGTGGGAGCAGCAGTCCGACGCACCGTGGCCGCTTCGTGTCGAGCTCCTTCCCGAGGAGCGCCTCGTGAGCTGCGGCCTGCGCCCCCACGGCGCACTCCTGGTCCGGCCCGACGGTCACATCGGCGCCCGGTGGCGCGAGCGCCCGCCGAACGACGCCGCCCTCCGCCACGCGGTGAGCCACGTGGTGAGCACGACCACGCGCTCGACACGCCCCGGCGGCGGCCGGTGAATCAGCTTGCGTACCGGCACACGACGACCCACCCGCCACCGGGAATGGGAACGCCGCTCTTCGCACCGCAGCCGATCTTCTGGTACTTGCTGTCGATCATGTTGTAGTAGTGGCCCCACTCCTGGTAGCCGGCGCGGTTGCTGACGTAGTCATGGTTGGGATCGGCGTCGTACGCGCTCTTCTCTGCGGCCCATTGGCCCGTGGCCTGGCCCGGCGCATAGCCCGACATGTTCTCGGCGGCGTTGTTGATCGGGGCGTGGTTCAGCCGGCCGCCCGCCGTGGATGCCGGGTCGTCGGCCCAGGCCTGGGCCTCGGCAGCGAGCGCGGCATCCCAGGTCAAGGGCTGCTGGTCGGCCTGTTGGCGTACGGTGTTCGTCTCGGCGACGATGGCCTGTTGCTCGGCGGGACTGAGTTCGGCGGGGACCGCCGAGTGGGACACGCCCGCGGTGGCGCCCGTCGCGAGCACCATGCCTCCGGTCATCAGCGCCGCTGCGACGAGGGCCTGGGCCCGATGGTGAACTCGAGGAAGGGTCTTCATTGCGACTCCCTGGTCGCACAGAAAAACAGCAGCAGGAACAAGGGCTGCTGGGACGTGCCGGCGGGGGTCACGGCCGTCGGTAGCGGGCCGCACGGCCGGCTGTGCGATGGCAGAGGGGCCATCGGCGACGAAGCGGTCTGATCGGCGGCCGCACCCGGCCGCCCTCCGTAGGACCAGCCTATGACCCGGGCGTCCGTGCGGCGAACGCAGTGACCGGCAGGAAGGCGTCAGCAGCGGGTCGACGGGCCGCTCTGGCGGGTGAGGTTGTCGTTCGACATCCAGCCGGATGCGCTCGAGTCGGCGGCGCGGACGAAGGTCCACTTGTTGCCGTACGCGTTGACGATGTAGCAGTGGAGCAGGAGTTTCGTGCCGGACTTGGCCGTCGCCACGGAGGAACACGTCTGGTAGGGCCCGGTCACGATGTGGTAGCTGCCGGTCATGTAGCCGTAAGTACCCGGGTTCCGCTCCTGATGGCTCCAACCGGTGCAGCTCGTGGACACGGGGCTGGGCTCGGCCGTCGGAGAGGCCGGGGCCGAGCCGCCCTTGCCGCTCGTCGTCGGCGCCGGTGAGGGCGACTTGCCGGCCTTGCCGCCGGTCTTCTTCGGCTCCGGAAGCCGGGAGCCTTCGGACGCGGACACGGAGGGGCTGCGGGCGCCCTGGGGCGACGTCGCTTGTGCCTGCTGCTGACCGCTCTTGCCGCCGTTCCGGCCCACAGCGGCGTACGTGATGCCGCCCCCGGCGAGTACGACGGCGACCGCCGCGGCGATGACGATGCGCCCGCGGGCCGCTCTTGCGGCGCCGGGAGCCTGAGGGGCGGTCGGTGTACCGGTCTGCCGGAAGGTGCCCGGCCCGCCGGGGGCCGGGTAGCCGGCGTAGGGGGGCTGCGGGGAAGGCTGGAGCGAGGGCTGCGGGTACGCCACCGGAGCCGGGCCGTAGCCGGGCGGAGGCACCGGGACGCCGGGGTGCGCGGCCGAAGCAGCGCCCGCCGTCGCGGGCGGGGCAGCAACAGGGGCAGCAACAGGGTAGGCCGCGGTCGCGGTCGCAGGGGCGGTCACCGGGGCGGCCCGGTTCACGCTCCGGCCCTGGGCCACCGCCTCCAGCATCTCGCGCGCCTGCCCGGCGGTGGGCCGGTTCGCCGGATCCTTCGCCATGAGCGCCTGGAGCACGGGCGCGAGCGCTCCGGCTCGACGGGCCTCCGGCAGCGGCTCGGTGACGATCGCCGACAGCGTGGACCACGCGGACGTACGGCGGAACGGTGACGTGCCCTCCACGGCGGCGTACAGCGTCATCCCGAGCGACCAGATGTCCGACGCGGGACCGGGCTCCGTACCCTGCGCCCGCTCCGGCGGGAGGTAGTCGAGGGAGCCGATGATGTCACCGCTGCGGGTCAGCTTGGCCATGGCCTCGTCGCCCGAGGCGTCCAGGGTGGCGATGCCGAAATCGGTGAGCACGACCCGGCCGTCGCGCTCCAGCAGCACGTTGGCCGGCTTGACGTCGCGGTGCAGGACCCCGGCCCGGTGCGCGGCGTCGAGTGCGTCCATCAGCTTGGCGCCGATCGCCGCGGCGTCGCGCGGCTCGAGCGGGCCGCGCTGCGTCAGTACGTCGTCGAGCGAGGGCCCGTCGACGAGTTCCATCACGATGACCGGCAGGCCTTGTTCCTCGGTGACATCGTGCACGGTGACCACACCGGCGTGCCGGATACGGGCGGCGGCCTGCGCCTCCCGCTGCATCCGGGTCCGCAGATCGGCCAGTTCGACCCCGGAGGCGTCGGTGTAGGCCCGCATGACCTTGACGGCGACTTCTCGGCTGAGCAGTTCGTCCACCGCGCGGGCCACCACGCCCATGCCGCCGCGTCCGATGACCGCGGTCACCCGGTACCGCCCGCCGAGCACCTTGCCGACCAGCTCCGAGCCGTTCGCCTCCCCCGCCGTCACCACACGCTCCGTCCCTCGCCGTTGGTCAACTCACGTACTGAGCAGGCCCCAGCGTAATGGCACGCACATTCGGACGGGCGCGTGCCCGAGCCCGGCGCGTCGGGTCGGACGCGTTGAAGGACTGGGAGCCGTTCCGCGGACAGCCGCCGGTCAGGGTCCCTCGTCGTACGTTCCCGCCTCCACTTCGAGGGCGAGCTGCTGGAGTACCTCGATCGACGAGACGTCCGTCCGGCCGCCGTCGTGCGCCAT
The Streptomyces sp. NBC_01296 DNA segment above includes these coding regions:
- a CDS encoding NAD(P)-dependent alcohol dehydrogenase; this encodes MRAIVQDAYGPPDVLRLEETEQPVPGPGEVLLRVQAAGLDQGVWHLMTGMPYALRAAGFGLRAPRQRIRGLDVAGRVEAVGPGVSRLRPGDEVYGTCTGSFAEYACAKEDELAPRPARLTPEEAAVVTVSATTALQALRTGRLKPGLRVLVIGASGGVGTYAVQLAKALGAAHITAVCSAPKADLVRSLGADQTVDHTREDPTDGVHRYDLVLDIAGNRPLHRLRRALTPRGTLVIVGGETDGRWIGGHDRQLRALLLSPFTRHRLRGLASTPRPEDLRVLGELLESGALTPVVDRTYPLAEVPDAIRRLREGHVRGKIAIRVQGPAAAHPDVTGAEAPDR
- a CDS encoding helix-turn-helix transcriptional regulator, coding for MVKATRVTNTIRAQRFAHGEMTQAELARRIGVSRQTVIAIEQGRYSPSLEMAFQIARVFGVPLDSVFQYSAPTSGSTDNEGDGR
- a CDS encoding DUF7144 family membrane protein, yielding MASDSTRPTAADANPSPWHGPTSGSTVLAGALMIFGGAMAIFEGISAVVKDPLFIATRHYVFEFSLAGWGWVHLIVGIVLVFAGCAVLSGALWARYFGVFVAGLGAVANFLWIPYYPLWATILVAVNLFIIWALCHGMHREAAG
- a CDS encoding FAD-dependent monooxygenase, whose protein sequence is MPGADTEVDAEVAVLIVGGGPVGLTARALLERWGVRALLVEKHVELSPFPRSRLVNVRSMEIYRRLGLAAEITANAFAPEYGRVRFRDTLRGEDFATAAMVGVHAPVPESPAIGVVTSQDRLEPTLLAAADSPVRFGVELIDLVEEAGSVVAVLVDHRQGRGRETRVRARYVVAADGANSCVRRRLAIDTAGPGALGSFTTVVFDADLDRWRARQPAGVYFTAHGSFGPLYPEGGWSWFGPTPEDAAHVDWPDLVSRALGPGSGVRADVLRVQQWTMNAFVAERFRHGRILLAGDAAHAVPPIGGLGMNTGVADVHNLCWKLAGVLHGWAGPGLLETYETERHPVAHGTLRQSVANTRLMVQVLNRRRDQLEAGERASARVGLPWSERYFAQLGLVLGIGYRSAAVLGDDDGTPPEPSDSGTDYVPTTRPGHRMPHLWLTHGRSTLDAFGEWFTLLTPDPARWEQQSDAPWPLRVELLPEERLVSCGLRPHGALLVRPDGHIGARWRERPPNDAALRHAVSHVVSTTTRSTRPGGGR
- a CDS encoding CAP domain-containing protein: MKTLPRVHHRAQALVAAALMTGGMVLATGATAGVSHSAVPAELSPAEQQAIVAETNTVRQQADQQPLTWDAALAAEAQAWADDPASTAGGRLNHAPINNAAENMSGYAPGQATGQWAAEKSAYDADPNHDYVSNRAGYQEWGHYYNMIDSKYQKIGCGAKSGVPIPGGGWVVVCRYAS
- a CDS encoding serine/threonine-protein kinase, producing MTAGEANGSELVGKVLGGRYRVTAVIGRGGMGVVARAVDELLSREVAVKVMRAYTDASGVELADLRTRMQREAQAAARIRHAGVVTVHDVTEEQGLPVIVMELVDGPSLDDVLTQRGPLEPRDAAAIGAKLMDALDAAHRAGVLHRDVKPANVLLERDGRVVLTDFGIATLDASGDEAMAKLTRSGDIIGSLDYLPPERAQGTEPGPASDIWSLGMTLYAAVEGTSPFRRTSAWSTLSAIVTEPLPEARRAGALAPVLQALMAKDPANRPTAGQAREMLEAVAQGRSVNRAAPVTAPATATAAYPVAAPVAAPPATAGAASAAHPGVPVPPPGYGPAPVAYPQPSLQPSPQPPYAGYPAPGGPGTFRQTGTPTAPQAPGAARAARGRIVIAAAVAVVLAGGGITYAAVGRNGGKSGQQQAQATSPQGARSPSVSASEGSRLPEPKKTGGKAGKSPSPAPTTSGKGGSAPASPTAEPSPVSTSCTGWSHQERNPGTYGYMTGSYHIVTGPYQTCSSVATAKSGTKLLLHCYIVNAYGNKWTFVRAADSSASGWMSNDNLTRQSGPSTRC